From one Henningerozyma blattae CBS 6284 chromosome 1, complete genome genomic stretch:
- the TBLA0A08175 gene encoding uncharacterized protein, protein MFMSKFENTTEFLRAALTVAKTKRGLELMKLAMFSPDIQEAFDARYSVERFNPEFDLYQQVSDFDYLEVKLKQIWNQWTPNNILEIANLCCLPQIKQKKILLNVTNLRDVTEKDLEDALNKIRTIDTKVNTSNGKDPKRVETTSKYERTLPYVNFNQVTTVSRENWTNFTPITKRAKQSFGWPHHTNPYLYKEDYTISGRFWTPEAFKWIKDESRCYTCGQLHHVNKTPCQFDGLMFKYYNKRMWNQIQLLLIIRR, encoded by the coding sequence ATGTTCATGAgcaaatttgaaaatacaaCGGAATTTCTGAGAGCTGCATTAACAGTAGCTAAAACTAAAAGAGGTTTAGAATTAATGAAACTAGCCATGTTTTCGCCTGATATTCAAGAAGCTTTCGATGCAAGATATTCTGTTGAAAGATTTAACCCAGAATTTGACTTGTACCAACAAGTTAGCGATTTTGATTACTTAGaagtaaaattaaaacaaatttgGAACCAGTGGACGCCAAATAACATATTAGAAATTGCCAATCTTTGCTGTCTACCACaaatcaaacaaaaaaaaatattattaaacgTTACAAATTTAAGAGATGTCACTGAAAAGGATTTAGAAGACGCGTTAAACAAAATAAGAACAATTGATACCAAAGTAAATACAAGCAACGGAAAAGATCCAAAGAGAGTAGAGACAACTAGCAAATACGAAAGAACCTTACCTTATGTTAATTTTAATCAAGTTACCACGGTTTCCCGAGAAAACTGGACCAACTTTACCCCAATCACAAAGAGAGCTAAACAAAGTTTCGGATGGCCACATCATACAAACCCTTACTTATACAAAGAAGACTATACTATAAGCGGTAGATTTTGGACGCCAGAAGCGTTCAAATGGATCAAAGATGAAAGCAGATGTTATACATGTGGACAGTTGCACCATGTAAATAAAACCCCATGTCAATTTGACGGTCTAATGTTCAAATACTACAACAAAAGAATGTGGAACCAAATACAACTTCTCTTGATCATTCGCCGATAA